One part of the Bacillus sp. FJAT-27916 genome encodes these proteins:
- a CDS encoding DUF3918 family protein: MNRMVSSMISFGAGMAFGNMSNGMYRKRKRQMKRFVKRHIL, from the coding sequence ATGAACCGTATGGTATCCTCAATGATTAGCTTTGGAGCGGGCATGGCCTTTGGCAATATGTCCAACGGCATGTACAGAAAACGCAAAAGGCAAATGAAACGATTCGTCAAACGACATATTTTATAA
- the recD2 gene encoding SF1B family DNA helicase RecD2, protein MKVEQESFVFTDNDKPFIKGTHLVTIFHNEQNLYSVARIRVKDTNIPYEEKEAVITGYFPALHEEEIYTFYGKMKEHPRFGLQFNVDSFKRELPESKDGIIAYLSGSMFKGIGKKTAELIVDKLGEKAISKILANPSVLDQIPKLSGEKAKELYDTLAANQGLEEIMISLSGLGFGPQLSMKIYQVYKQDTISIIESNPYQLVETIEGIGFAKADEIGQTLGLGGSHPSRIKAAILYILDRFCMQDGHTYLEAEPLLVGVKDLLEKNQKVEITYEMITDQIVQLSEEGKLIGEEQRFYIPSLYFSEKGIVTNLKRIMSQEGYEEQFPESEFLLELGKLEERIGMEYAEEQKDAIFKALHSPMLILTGGPGTGKTTVIKGIVELYAELHGVSLNPKDYDKEHPYPFVLAAPTGRAAKRMKESTGLPAVTIHRLLGWNGSDVQRSEDNPIQGRLLIVDEMSMVDIWLANHLFKCIPDDMQVILVGDEDQLPSVGPGQVLKDLLDSAVIPVTRLESIFRQEDGSSIIQLAHSIKKGQLPADIRKPQKDRSFFACQTNQVADVIRQVVMNARKKGFASKDIQVLAPMYRGSAGIDALNVLLQEILNDNHGKKKRELAFGDSIYRVGDKVLQLVNQPENGIFNGDMGEIIAIIYAKENEDKVDQIHVSFDGIEAKYTRQELNQITHAYCCSIHKSQGSEFPIVILPVVKSYHRMLRRNLIYTAITRSKQFLILCGEEEALRYGVSKSGEEERKTTLLEKLKEGFAAVNPSDSHSNNQQLADQGDMPLNAEVMAEMTYEERLFATDPMIGMENVTPYDFMTSG, encoded by the coding sequence ATGAAAGTGGAACAGGAGTCCTTTGTCTTTACGGACAATGACAAGCCTTTTATTAAAGGAACACACTTAGTCACCATCTTTCATAATGAACAAAATTTATACTCAGTAGCCCGCATAAGGGTAAAGGATACGAATATTCCATATGAAGAGAAAGAGGCTGTCATTACAGGCTATTTTCCCGCCCTTCATGAGGAAGAAATCTATACGTTTTACGGAAAGATGAAGGAGCATCCTAGATTCGGCCTTCAGTTCAACGTGGACAGCTTTAAGCGGGAGCTTCCTGAATCAAAGGATGGCATCATTGCTTATTTATCTGGTTCCATGTTTAAGGGAATTGGAAAGAAAACAGCTGAGCTGATTGTCGATAAGCTAGGGGAGAAGGCCATTTCCAAAATCTTGGCCAATCCGTCAGTCTTGGACCAGATTCCAAAGCTAAGCGGGGAGAAGGCGAAGGAATTATACGATACGCTCGCAGCGAATCAAGGACTAGAGGAAATTATGATTTCCTTATCCGGCTTAGGCTTCGGTCCGCAGCTGTCCATGAAGATCTACCAGGTATACAAGCAGGATACGATTTCTATTATCGAATCCAATCCATATCAATTGGTCGAAACAATTGAAGGCATTGGCTTTGCGAAGGCGGATGAGATTGGGCAGACGCTCGGGCTTGGAGGAAGCCATCCATCTCGGATCAAGGCGGCGATTCTCTATATTTTGGACCGATTCTGCATGCAGGACGGCCACACATATCTTGAGGCAGAACCTTTGCTGGTCGGAGTGAAAGATCTCCTGGAGAAGAATCAGAAGGTCGAGATTACCTATGAGATGATTACGGATCAGATAGTCCAGCTTTCTGAAGAGGGCAAGTTGATTGGGGAAGAGCAGCGTTTCTATATTCCTTCCCTGTATTTCTCGGAAAAAGGCATCGTCACGAACCTAAAGCGAATCATGTCCCAGGAAGGCTATGAGGAGCAATTCCCTGAGTCGGAATTCCTGCTCGAGCTTGGCAAGCTTGAGGAACGGATTGGAATGGAGTATGCAGAGGAGCAAAAGGATGCTATCTTTAAGGCGCTCCACTCCCCAATGCTGATTTTGACCGGCGGACCTGGCACAGGGAAAACGACCGTCATTAAAGGAATTGTTGAGCTCTATGCCGAACTGCATGGTGTATCGCTCAATCCAAAAGATTATGACAAGGAGCATCCGTATCCTTTCGTGCTTGCTGCCCCAACCGGACGCGCCGCCAAGCGCATGAAGGAATCAACGGGGCTCCCTGCTGTCACGATTCATCGCCTTCTTGGTTGGAATGGGTCAGATGTGCAGCGGAGCGAGGATAATCCGATTCAGGGCAGGCTCTTAATTGTAGATGAGATGTCGATGGTCGATATATGGCTCGCCAATCACTTGTTTAAGTGCATTCCTGATGATATGCAAGTGATTCTCGTCGGGGATGAGGATCAATTGCCTTCTGTCGGTCCAGGACAGGTGCTGAAGGATTTGCTGGACTCGGCTGTTATCCCGGTGACCCGGCTTGAATCCATTTTCCGCCAAGAAGATGGTTCATCGATTATTCAGCTTGCCCATTCAATTAAGAAGGGACAGCTTCCAGCAGATATCCGTAAGCCTCAAAAGGATCGGTCCTTCTTTGCCTGCCAAACAAATCAGGTAGCTGACGTTATCAGGCAGGTGGTCATGAATGCCCGGAAGAAAGGCTTTGCCTCCAAAGATATTCAGGTGCTTGCCCCGATGTACCGAGGAAGTGCAGGCATTGATGCGCTGAATGTCTTGCTGCAAGAAATTCTGAATGATAACCATGGAAAGAAAAAGCGGGAGCTAGCCTTCGGGGATAGTATTTACCGGGTTGGCGATAAAGTGCTTCAACTTGTCAACCAGCCGGAAAACGGTATCTTTAACGGAGATATGGGGGAGATCATCGCTATTATTTATGCAAAGGAAAATGAAGATAAGGTTGACCAAATCCATGTTTCCTTTGACGGAATTGAAGCGAAGTATACGCGGCAGGAATTAAATCAAATTACCCATGCTTATTGCTGCTCCATCCATAAATCACAAGGGAGCGAGTTCCCGATTGTTATCCTTCCTGTCGTCAAGAGCTATCATCGCATGCTGAGAAGAAATTTAATTTATACGGCTATCACACGTAGCAAGCAATTCCTCATCCTGTGCGGAGAGGAAGAAGCCTTACGTTATGGCGTCTCAAAAAGCGGGGAGGAAGAGCGAAAGACAACTTTGCTTGAGAAACTTAAAGAGGGGTTTGCAGCAGTAAATCCTTCTGACAGCCATTCCAATAACCAACAGCTGGCCGACCAAGGCGACATGCCGCTTAATGCGGAAGTGATGGCAGAAATGACGTATGAGGAGCGTCTTTTTGCGACAGATCCGATGATTGGAATGGAAAACGTTACACCTTATGATTTCATGACTTCTGGCTAA
- a CDS encoding AI-2E family transporter — protein MNIQVKWFYRLGFFLLLFIVLFVFYLLRPMWMPVLQIAMTAISPFLFGAFISYLLHPLVGYLQIRGMNRGLAITLLYLVVFGLAGYGIYKGIPIFVDQLNDIAVRAPEMAELYRMYIMKFHTHTTGWPFGLHDRLESIINTMELRLGESVNVLVEALSGLSDVLILIVLIPVISFYLLKDSERLLEKGLLLIPERKREQTRRFLTDVDSSLGGYIRGQLLVCLIIGASAAILFYLFGMNYPLLLSFIIGVTNVIPYFGPFIGAVPAILVALTISGSMAIKVACIIIVLQFLEGNVISPIVMGKTLKLHPLVIIFALLVGGKAAGVAGLILAVPILALVKVMLAHRKLLTNKG, from the coding sequence ATGAACATACAAGTGAAATGGTTTTACAGGCTAGGCTTCTTTCTGCTTTTATTTATTGTGCTGTTTGTCTTTTATTTGCTCAGGCCTATGTGGATGCCTGTTCTGCAAATTGCCATGACGGCAATCTCTCCCTTTTTATTCGGAGCGTTCATCAGTTATCTGCTTCACCCGCTTGTTGGCTATTTGCAAATTCGTGGAATGAACCGCGGTTTAGCAATCACGCTGCTTTATCTAGTTGTGTTTGGTTTGGCGGGTTATGGCATATATAAGGGAATCCCCATTTTTGTCGATCAATTGAACGATATCGCCGTTCGGGCCCCTGAGATGGCAGAATTATATCGAATGTATATTATGAAATTTCATACCCATACGACAGGCTGGCCATTTGGGCTGCATGACCGTCTTGAGTCAATCATCAATACGATGGAACTGAGACTTGGTGAATCAGTCAATGTGCTGGTTGAGGCTCTAAGCGGCTTGTCGGATGTATTGATCTTGATTGTCTTGATTCCAGTCATCTCCTTCTATTTATTAAAGGACAGCGAGCGGCTGCTTGAAAAAGGACTCCTGCTCATCCCTGAAAGAAAGCGGGAACAAACGAGGCGTTTCCTTACCGATGTCGACAGCTCTCTTGGTGGCTATATACGTGGACAGCTGCTTGTCTGTTTGATTATCGGGGCGAGTGCGGCGATCCTGTTTTACTTGTTTGGGATGAATTATCCGCTCTTGCTCAGCTTCATTATTGGTGTGACGAATGTGATTCCCTACTTTGGCCCTTTTATAGGAGCAGTGCCGGCCATTCTGGTTGCCTTAACGATTTCAGGCAGCATGGCAATTAAAGTTGCCTGCATCATTATTGTCCTTCAGTTTCTCGAGGGCAATGTCATATCGCCTATCGTCATGGGCAAGACATTGAAGCTGCATCCGCTTGTTATTATCTTTGCCCTGCTTGTCGGAGGGAAGGCGGCTGGAGTGGCTGGCTTGATTTTAGCCGTGCCAATCTTAGCTCTGGTTAAGGTCATGCTGGCCCATAGAAAATTATTAACGAATAAGGGATAA